In Oryza brachyantha chromosome 2, ObraRS2, whole genome shotgun sequence, a single window of DNA contains:
- the LOC102717867 gene encoding triacylglycerol lipase SDP1-like codes for MMQIKELFNVNHFIVSQTNPHVSPLLRLKEIVRTYGGRFAGKCARLAEMEVKYRCNQILEIGLPLKGLAKLFAQAREGDVTMVMPATAAQQKNTVNLSQRSKLVAHPAFLPYFLPVPMIGSLRRPYPAFCKQSR; via the exons ATGATGCAAATAAAAGAGTTGTTTAATGTAAATCACTTCATTGTGAGCCAAACTAATCCTCATGTCTCTCCACTCCTCCGATTGAAGGAGATCGTCCGAACCTATGGAGGTCGCTTTGCTGGAAAG TGCGCTCGTCTTGCTGAAATGGAGGTTAAGTACAGATGTAACCAAATCCTAGAAATTGGCCTCCCACTCAAAGGACTAGCAAAATTGTTTGCTCAGGCTCGGGAGGGTGATGTCACCATGGTTATGCCCGCAACAGCAGCCCAG CAAAAGAACACTGTCAACCTTTCTCAGAGATCCAAATTAGTTGCACATCCTGCGTTTCTACCCTACTTTCTGCCCGTTCCAATGATTGGGAGCTTAAGGAGACCGTACCCTGCATTTTGTAAACAAAGTAGGTAA